The following coding sequences lie in one Salvelinus fontinalis isolate EN_2023a chromosome 21, ASM2944872v1, whole genome shotgun sequence genomic window:
- the pus1 gene encoding tRNA pseudouridine synthase A, whose product MMSEEGSGNMLIKPLKRVEEGNGESGENGHIRKKLKSVELTGNERKHPKRKVVLLLAYSGKGYYGMQRNAGSSQFKTIEDELVTALIKSGCIPDNHGDDMKKMSFQRCARTDKGVSAAGQVVSLKLWMIEDVMEKINSNLPPQIRVLGLKRVTGGFNSKNSCDARTYSYMLPTVAFSPKDYYTKNSAAFRLEPETLQRVNQLFGSYKGTHNFHNFTSQKAARDPSARRYITEMSCGEPFVRGGAEFAEITVRGQSFMMHQIRKMIGLVIAVVKGYSGDEVLKRSWGEEKVDVPKAPGLGLVLEKVHFDRYNKRFGGDGLHECLEWTEEEQAILAFKEEHIYPSIVETECQEGSMASWMATLPIHDFEATATGAQDKDREQDDEEGNRSDSAL is encoded by the exons ATGATGAGTGAAGAAGGGTCAGGAAATATGCTGATCAAGCCACTGAAACGAGTGGAGGAAGGAAATGGAGAGTCGGGTGAGAATGGACACATCAGAAAGAAGCTGAAGTCTGTAGAACTGACTGGCAACGAGAGgaaacaccccaaaagaaaagtgGTCCTGCTTTTGGCATATTCAGGCAAAGGTTACTACGGTATGCAG AGAAATGCTGGATCCTCCCAGTTCAAAACCATTGAGGATGAGCTAGTCACAGCACTGATTAAGTCTGGGTGCATCCCAGACAACCATGGAGATGACATGAAAAAAATGTCGTTCCAAAGATGTGCGAGAACAGACAAG GGTGTTTCTGCAGCAGGTCAAGTGGTCTCTCTAAAACTGTGGATGATTGAAGACGTAATGGAAAAGATAAACTCCAATCTTCCACCACAGATCAGAGTGCTGG GTCTGAAACGAGTGACTGGGGGCTTCAATTCTAAAAACAGCTGTGATGCCCGCACATACTCCTACATGCTTCCCACTGTGGCCTTCTCCCCAAAGGACTATTACACCAAGAATTCCGCTGCATTCCGCCTTGAGCCAGAGACACTGCAGAGAGTAAACCAGCTGTTTGGCAGCTACAAGGGCACCCATAACTTTCACAACTTCACCTCTCAGAAGGCCGCACGGGACCCCAGCGCCCGTCGCTACATCACAGAGATGTCCTGTGGCGAGCCCTTTGTGCGTGGCGGCGCAGAGTTCGCAGAGATTACTGTGCGTGGCCAGAGCTTCATGATGCATCAGATCCGGAAGATGATCGGCCTGGTGATAGCTGTGGTGAAGGGCTATTCGGGGGACGAAGTGTTAAAGCGAAGCTGGGGTGAGGAGAAAGTGGACGTGCCCAAAGCCCCCGGGCTGGGCCTGGTGCTGGAGAAGGTGCACTTTGACAGGTACAACAAGCGGTTTGGTGGGGACGGCCTCCATGAGTGCCTGGAGTGGACTGAAGAGGAGCAGGCCATCTTGGCTTTCAAGGAGGAGCACATCTACCCCAGCATTGTGGAGACAGAGTGCCAGGAAGGGTCCATGGCTAGCTGGATGGCCACACTGCCCATACATGACTTTGAGGCAACTGCAACAGGAGCTCAGGATAAGGATAGGGAGCAG GATGATGAGGAGGGTAATAGATCAGATTCTGCACTTTGA